Within Candidatus Saccharibacteria bacterium, the genomic segment ATAAGCAGCGAAGGCTCGAGAGGCACGGCTTCAACGGGCGGTACTTCCACGGGCTTCGGCTCAGACTTTGGAAATATAGTCTCGCCTATTTCTGAGTCAATAATCCTTGGGAGATACAGTGCGAGCAACCAAAACCACTCCATAAACAGCGTAAAATACCCTACCCCGCCAAGCACTTTTAAGACCGTCCGTTGGAACTTTTTTGGTTTTGCCATTACCATACCTCGCGGATATGGCGAACCGACTGAGCACGGCTAGTGGCTTCATTAACCTCGATAAGTAAGGCATTGAACTGCATGCGGCCGGATGTTTCAAGCTTGTTACGAGTTTGGTAGTTGTCTCGCCAGCGGGGTATGATGCTGCCAAAAGTCACACCTAGGCTCGAATCAAGTGAGCCGCACATGCCAATATCGGTCATGTGTGCTGTCCCTTTTGGTAGCACCTGAGCATCCGCGGTTGGCACATGCCAGTGATCGCCAATGACGACACTCATGCGGCCATCGAGATAATGGCCAAACACAATTTTTTCGCTACTAAAATCACCGTGAATGTTTACAACGCTCGCAACGTACGATTCGCGCGTAACGATGTTTAAAATTTCATCGATTTTTTTGAGTGGATTTTCCGTCTCAATGTCTGCCTGCTTACCGACAATACTGCCGAGAATACTAACAACTAGTACCCCGCCTTTTGACGTCTCGACCAGCTTGTAGCCAGGCCCCGGGCAGCCAACCATATTGGCTGGGCCAACGACTGGTTCGGCCGGATTTTCTAAAAATGAAGTTAAACTCAACAGATGTGGCGTATGGTTCCCGCCTGAAAATGCCTGCACACCAGCTGACTGCAAGCGCTGCATGTCTTGTGGGTTCATCCCCTTTCCGTCCGTCACATTTTCGGCCTGTGCGACTACAAAATCTAGAGCTTCGGCGGCAATAAGACCTGGCAGTACTTTTTCAACCGCCTGCATACCCTGCTCGGCCATCACATCACCAATGTAAAGCAATTTCATGGTATCAGTATTACACGTGGACTCCCAAAGTCACAACTCACTTGATAGCCCTCAGGCAATGCGCGAAAACCCCACCCCGAAGTAACGAAATGGTCAGTATTGCATACAGTTTGCATAATATACATTATAGTGATTATTACAACTTTTTGTTGTAAAATAACAATATTGCAACCAATTGTCTTGAGGAGTATTAGTAAGAGTGGGCACAAATTTAATGTTTGGGGGGTAGCATGATTAGTCAAAGAATCCAACTTGTAAAAACACAGATAGAACGTGTTAAAAAAAGGCTATACCGTCAATCGATTCTCTTTCGGGCATTGTCCGTCTTAGTAGTTCTGGCATTGGTTATACCAATGAATATGCTAGGGCAAGTCAGGGCTGTATCAGATTTGGCTCCGCCAACTCTTGTTGCAGCGAGTATAACCTCTGGGGCTACGATGAATACCGAGAATACGACATACCAAGGCTACAATGAGCTACTAGTGAACGTCCAAGCCAACGACGATTTATCCGGTAGCCAAGCACCCCTCATCGTATACACCTCGCCTTCCGGAAACCAGACTGCCAGCGGGGGCTCAAACGGCGTAGACGCCTCCGAGTGGATTTCGATAACAAGCTTCCCACAATACTCAGAAGCAGGCGTCTGGACGCCCACAATGTACCTAGAGGACTACTCAGGCAACAAAGTTACCTATACAGATTCGCAGTTACAAGTTATGGGCATAAATATCGACGTAACACTGACCGGGCAAGGTGATACGACAAATCCGGAGCTCGTCAGTATCACGCGAATTGGTCCTGGGGAATTAGACGTAACCGGCTACATCCCATCTACCAATTTCACCGTGCATATGACAGATAATGTTTCAGGCTTCGGTATCCCAACGCTCACCTATACTTCTCCCTCAGGTAATCAAGTAATGGCTCCGGCCGTTTGTAATATCATGGACGGGCATACATCAACCGTTGCGGACTATGATTGCGCAGCATACTTCAACCAATATTCGGAGACGGGCATATGGACACCTGACCTCTTTATAGCTGACGGAGCTGGCAATATAGTCCACCTGTCAAATAACGAACTACTCGCCCGTGGAATCGATGCCCGAGTATCTATTGTAGGAACAAGCGATACTACACCACCTACCTTGTCGGATGTTGATGTCACGTTTGCTAATCCTCCGGCAGATAACATACCGTTTGGGGGTGCTGTGATGACATTGACGGGAACAGTAACCGATAACCTCTCAGGTATCAACGGCACGTCATACATCGGGTACACCTCGCCGACAGGCAAAACAGTGTACGGCTCATTGCATATTCCTGAAAATAACGGTGTATTCATTTCCGACGTTTTTTTGCCCTTGTACGCCGAAGGTGGCACTTGGCTGCCGACTATCTTCGTCCAAGACCCTGCTGGGAATCAGCGTACTTACTCAGTTAGTGACCTAGAGGCTCTTGGGTCGAACATTGCTATAACTGTGTCAAAAAATATCACAGAGAATGCCACGCCTGGCGGTACGGTAACCTCTGACTATGAAAATGACGGCGCTACATCAGCTAACCCTATCGAGGCTAGCGTCACTACACCAACAGGTGGACCGGTATCCATCGTCATCGTACAGTCAGACGACATAAACAGCCCAACGAATAGCTACACGTTCTTTGACCGGCAACTGAATATCACGGCGCCTACCGAAACTGTGGAGAGCCCACTGACTCTTAGTTTCACTATCGACTCGTCTGTGGTGCCTTCCGGTGAATCGGCAAGCACCTTACAAATAACCAGAAACGGCACGGTCGTATCAGAATGTACCGATCAGACGACTGCTACGCCGAACCCCTGTGTCTTCTCGCGTCAGACTCTGGGCGGAGGAGATATATTGGTCCAAATCCATTCTACGACCGCGAGTGCATGGGCGTCAGGGTTCCCAACACATACAAGCGACTACAATTTTGTTGGGTTCAGCGGCGGAACGAAAGATTACTCGAAAGTAAATAAAGCTCAAGCAGGGCAAGTACTTTCGATAGAAATGAAAATCAAAGATGTGCCTCATGGTGTTACTGACATCTTAGCTGCCGGCGAACCGACATCCCAGCGAGTAAACTGCAGCACGCTTGCAACTATTGGCTCCCCGGAAGCTACACTATCGCCTAAGAATAGCGGCTTAGAAAGAATAGGTAAGAACAAGTTTGAGTATGATTGGCGAACCGTTAAAAGTTGGGAAAACACGTGCCGCGTATTCAACGTTCAGCTCATAGATGGCAGCAGCCAGAAAGCACTGTTCAAGTTCCAATAAATACACAGATGCGGCTCAGCGTCTAACGCCAGCCGATAAACATCAGCGCCATCACCATAACGGTGGCGCTGATTCATGCATACCTTTTAATACTTTTGTGTCCTTACGCACATCTAACGAAGAATACGAAGGCTATCGAAGAAATCTCGCCATTCCTCATTGGTAAAGTTGACGGATGGTTTTGCAAATATAAGTGTGCCTGCTTTGTTTGCTACTGCAGATTGTCCCCCGTTTAATTCTTTGGGGCGAGTGAGAGCTACTGTCCCGAATCCTATCTGGAGCTCATCATATTCGTTGAGGGTGTTGAGCATCCTGCTGTACTGGGTTGGTACATCTGCGAATGCCCCTGGTGTAGGCTGTTCATTCAATACCACCTGTCGTCCAGTACTCGCTTGTAAGGCGTGGAGTGTCAGAACCCCGCTTTCTTTGTCGTAGCTGGTCCGATCTTTTTGCAGCTGCCACACTGTGTCTAACTTTGTTGTATCCCCTGGGTAGAAAATAATGAAGTCAGCCTGATCGAGTATCTGTTGGCTTATAACCGTCCGACTTTCAGCCATCTGTTTAAGCACAAAGGCACCAGCAGCAACCACGATGACACTCAAGAGGAGAACTGTAAAGGTTACGACCAGGCGACGTCTCGTTTTTTTATAAGCCATGCTTAGCGTTTGTCTATGAAAGTTACTATTGAACCTGCGCAGTTATCGGCATTGGCCGCACAAGCAGTAGCACCACTCCATACTGTTCGAGCATTGCCAAGCACATTATAGATGGTTCCGGTACCTTCTGTCGGTTTGGTCGCCACCGTGCGAGCATAGCCTGCTGTTGCCGAAGTGAATAGGTACGAGTTTACAGTATTTGAACCAGTGATTGCTTTGACTGCAGCCGGTCCTCCGGTTGCCATGATTGCGTTGATTGTAGTGGTAGACGCTGCCCCGGTTGTCGCGACTATAACGCCTCCGATATTATTAAAATTTGCTGTAGTTGTGCTCTGAACAACACCCTTGGTAGCAACGAAGGTGACAATAGTACCGATGCCGATGGCGCTATTAAGCGCCACAGTAGCCTTTTCGGTCGTAGTGTATGTCCTAGTATCGTAAATCTGCGTAATGGTGTTGTTGGCACCGGTAAAACCAATATCTGCCAGACACAATATAGGGGACGTGGCAGACGGGAAAGATACGGTGGCGAGGTTCGCTGTTTCAGTTCCCGATGCAGAAAGAGCTGGCTGATTATTTGCACCTGTAAGACATAGGTGCTGGAACCTGGCTGCAACGGCGTTTGTCGTGGTAGCCGTACCTGCAGTAACTATGACTTTCCTACCGCCAGAATACGCGGTGCATCCTGTCCAAGAAACAGTTGTCGTGTTCGCCCCTACCGCAACCTTGCATGGACCATTAATTGCTGCTGTTACACCATAAATATCCCCGGGGTTTGCTCCACTGTCTGGCAGGACACCGAATAGTTGTAGTCCCAAGCCGGCAGTTGACACCATGTCTTCCCAGGTACCATTGACACAGCCTCGGATGACATTTGTACTGGTGTTATAGTACAGGCCGCCCTGGTTCGTAGTAGTGCCGCATGTAGCGGTGTCCGCGAATGTGCTGAATGAATCGAGCTGGAGCAATACTTGCGTGGTGTCAGTGGCGTTCGAGCCTATTACTACCTCACTACCGCTTGTGTCGGCACTAAGTATGGCAACACTACCAGTAGATTGGATTTGGAAAGCCGTGGCGGAGTCTGCTTGGTTCTTCATAAGTACCGCTCCGTTATTTCCCACCGAGAATACCGTGGCACCATTTCGTTGCAAGTCCATCACACTCGCAGTTGCGCCTGTCTTATTGACACCAATGGAAGCGCTGGTGGTAGACGTGTCGCTCTGTACCCCCTGCGCAAGCTGTACGAATTGGGCGCTTGTGAGCCCATCAACTTGGTCGGCATTGAAAGCATACGGCGAGGCGGTGAACTGTATACGCGGCGTCATTTCCGCATCTGCCCCGACTTTTACCCCCAAGTACAGCGAGTTTGTGTTGAAGTCGACGCTACCAGGCAGGCTAGTCACGCTCCCAAGAGAAACCTGAAATATTCCGTCTGCGACTGACACGGAAGGCTGGGTCTCTGTCCACACTGCCGAACCGCCCGAGCTAACGGTGTAAATACTGAAAACAATTGAATATGCCCCATTAGTGACATTTGTCCCATCTGGGTTGGTCAGCTTACCTTGGAAATTTATCTGCTGGTTGATGGCAGCGTCGGTGTGTGGGGAGCTTAGGAAAAAGGCCATGCCGAATAGCAGGCAAACCGCCAGAAAAACCGCTCCTTTTACCGCTCTTTTTTGTATACCAAACATAAGTACAATATCCCCGTTACAGTATACTCCTTACCCCTAGAGTGCTCAAGCTTTGCGACTTAGCTTTTTTCTCTGTAGTGTTTATGCTTTGCGTGGTGTTTTCCGAGCGGTGGTTCTTTTTACGGTTTTCTTCGTGCTCGCTCCCTTACGCGGAGCTGCTGTTTTCTTCTGAGAAGTTGGCTTGGTACTCGCCTTGGACGATGTCTTTTTGACCGGTTTCAAATCCTTGGTAACTTTTACTGGAATGCTGCGTGGAGCATGTGCAGTTCCTTTTTCGGCTATGTGCTTAACAATCATTTTAGCTGCGCTTTTTCTTGCTCTCGCCTTTGTGGCTTCATGGTGTGCGTAGAGTGCGGCGCCGCCCAATTTACGGGGGCGTGCAGTGCCATCAGATGTTCGCTTGAAAAAACGAAAATAAACACGCTTTCCGCGTTTGAACGGCCATCGTAAAGCCTTGGCTAGGCGCACTACCATTTTGCGATATGGTATATGTTTTAGGTGCGCCCGTTGCCACCACACGAGCAGTACGATAACCCCAAGGAAAAGTACGTCGACAAACGGTACATACCAGAATGTTTGCTGCTTAATAAGCTCAACGTCACTACCGTCTATCCTGTACATCGTCTGCATGCGGATATGCTTGGGAAACCAGGTATGTAACACTGCTTGCACTGGGGCAGAATAGGTTGCTTTTTGCCTAGGGAACAGCAAACGCGATTCAGTGTTGACCACGGCGCGAGCGAAAAGCTGTTGGCCGTTCGTGCTGTAAAAACTTACGCTTGCTCTTGGGACAACATGGGCATTTCCGCTATTTCGAAACGTCAAATCGACGCTACGGGGCAATCCGAAAGGGCTATGCTTTGCCTGTAGTTTCTGCAGCTCAAGATTCGTACGTAGACCTTCAGCATTGACCACGAAGACACTCACTGCGACAGCTGGCCGAAAGGCAAGTGCAGCACGGGCAGCCCCCTGTTCCGTAATTACTAGATTGGCATAGTGCCCGCCAGGTGCAAGCGGCTGCGTGCCGTTCACAACAAGTTGTAATTGTACCTGTCCATGAGCCGGAATCGTCAGGTCTGTATTGGAAATCGATAACGCCTTAGCGAAGCTGCCAGTCAGCGGACTGGTCGGCACAAGTCGTGCGCTGGACTCGTCAATGGATCGAAGCTCGGCTGCAAGCCGAACAGTGGAAGCATAATTGTTAGTGATAGTCACACTTGCTTCGGTACCGGGCTTCTGGCGATTGACCGTCAGACTTATCTGCGCTGGCGAGACGGTTAAGCCTGTTTTGACGGAACCAGCCTGAGCACCTGCCCTCGATGGGCACAGCAGAAAGATTGCTCCGGCCACAAAGAGCAAACTGTACGCTATTACAGAAAGATTACGGCTTCGTATCATCTTGATGTGAGGCTTTTTTGCTACGACGAACTTTGCGCGACGTCGCACCCACGGCTCGACCGAACGAACGAAGTATAACGATAACCCCGATGATGAGCACGATGATAATAAGCAACAGGCATAGTAGCATCCGCCATGGTATGACCCAGAAGCTTAGTTCGGCCATGACAGGCGTATCGCGCTGACCGTCGTTGTAGACAGCCACAACCTTGGCGACATACCGACCCATACGGAGCTTGCTAATACCCCCCTTCCAGACGAGCTTTTGCTTTTTTGTACCATCCGGTTCTGTAACGGTTTCGTAGTGTGGGAATCCATCGTCCCACTCAGCCACAAATGTCCGCGTCGTCCCTGGGATGATGAAACCACCGTCTTTGTTTAGCGCCAACGTGGCGAGTGGAACGGTATCGCTGGAGTGCCTCTGGATAAAGACGGTACCGGTCGGTTGCACATCGGTGTTGCCAGTATTTTTCAGCTTGATAGAAACGCTAGCAGGAAGATACTCATAGGTACGCTTGCTGAGTGATACACTTTTGAGGCTGAATTGCCGGACTGCGCCAGGCCGATCGACATTAACGAGCGTGAAAACTGCGACCGAACCTGCAATAGCCGACGTACCTTTGGCAGCCTTGGGTGGGTTCTGTTGTGCGATAGTTACTGCAAAATTATAGGTAAACGCGGCGTCAGACGTTGTGTTGATATGAATACGCTGGGTGAATATCTGACCGGCCTGAAGCGTAAATGTCGGCTCTTCGAATCGTACAAGCTGCTGTATTGCCTGTGACGGATTATCACCAAGGCTGACTTGCTCGGTTGTTTCATTGACCGTAAATGGCCTCAGACCCATTTTGAGCGCCTGTGTCGTCGTATTGGTATTACGAATTTGCAGTTCAAGAACAGTATTAGTACCAGGTCGTACTGTCGTCACCAGAGGCGAAGGGCTCACTTGCAGCGAAAAACCTTGTTCCGCAGCATGAGCCGTCGCAAAATGCATTGGTACGAAAGCGCAGGCTACGACGAAGCCGACAGCGACATGACGCAAAACTTTAGATACCCTCTTCATTACCCTCTATTGTACACGAGAAATAGTCCTCGCTGCTAGCCAGAAAAAAACGGCCGCGAGGTCTACCCTCACGGCCGTAAACAGACAAAATCTAGAGCTCTTTAGAACAAACCTGCACCAACTACCGTGATGGTGTCAGTGTAATCTGTTGCTGGAAGCGTCAAGCTGCTGATAGCTGCGTTGTTCGTCAGAGTCAGCACGGCAGTTTGAGCCGTTCCGGTTGACGAAGCAAGCGTGCGGAGAGTCGTATCGAGACCACCACCCTTACCAGCGCTACCACCGACAAATGGTGCGGCGACAGTAACTGTGCCGGTTCCACCGACCTGTGATTGAGTCACGCCCGTGTTGTAGCCTTCAGTGCCAGCTGACAAGGTACTGTTAGAACCAGGTGTCGTAGAAGCAATAGTCGCTGAAGCTGTCGTCGAGTTCAAGCCCGTGCTGGCATCTTTTGCCCATACATACCAACCGTTCTTTGCATTGGTATTGACTGTAGCGGTACGTGGTGTCGGACTGACAGACACGCTACCGGTTGAAAGCGCACCAAGGTTATCACTGTTGCCACTGAGTGCAAAAGTGAATGAAGGAGCGACGGTAGCACTCACCACAATCTGATCATCTGCGATGGCTGCAGTAGCAAAGGAAATGGCTGTGTCGACATTGGTCTCAACCGTGCCCGAGTAGGTGCCAGCTACACTCGTCTCAAGCGCAGTAGTACTGTTCGTCCAGTTGAAGCAATACAATGTACCGGACACCAGCGCACCACTGGACCAAGTGACTGCTTTGCCGACAACGCCAGAGGCACTTGCACCAATAGACGGCCAAGCCGATGCTGTGGCTGGCCACGCAAGGTTGGCCGTGCTGGTAGCCCAGTCACCGGTGGTACCACTGACTGTATATGCCGTTGGAAATGTGACTGTGACAGATGTCTGACCGGCATTTGCGGCCTTGGCACAGACGGTGCCGCTTGTGAAAGTCGAAGCTTTCATGCGGTCGAAGCGTACGAGCACCTGGCTGAGGCTGGCTGCCGAGGCAGTGCTACCGAGTGCAAGCATCACAGAAGTGACAACGGCAGCTATATATAACCCTGCCAGTGTAAATGCTGCCAGCCGAACTGATTTATTCTTTTGCATACTAATTTCTTCCTTTATTTTTACTTGTAACATATAGAAGAATTATGCACGATACACGGCATAAGCGCAAGCACTTTGTGCGCACTGTCACAATAGTCTTAAGAGCTTATCTGAAGCGCTAGAAACTCATCGCAGCGACCAGCGTTATGCTGTCGCCGTAATCTGGAGCACTCGGTGTTAGGGCTGCCGCCTTTGCCATGAGCCGTAGCGTACCGCTTCCCCCTGTGATAGGGCCTGCTGTTGCCAGCAACGGCTGCAACGATGTTGTGACCGCACCGACATTATTCGATGTTCCGTTGAATGGCGATTGAGCCGTGAAAGGACCTCCGCCAGATTGGCTTGTAGACGTTATCTGGCCTCCGTAGCCGCTGCTCGCAACAGACAAATCCGCAGTCGCAGATGCGAGCGTGGTGTTAGCAAGCGTACTATAAAGCCCTGTATGTGTATCACGTAGGTACACCGTCCCGCCGTTATTGGCATTGGTAGTCATGCTGATGATTCCGTCTGCGCTACCATTGGTCACGGCTCCAGCGGCCAGGCTTGTAAATCCGACCGTAAATGGAGGCGTGCCTGTAAGCGTCGTGGCGAGGCTGAAGGTCACACTCGGTGCAACTGTTGACGCTGTTGCGACTGGGCCAAAAGCACTGCCAGTGGACTTGCCCTCTAGTGCCTTCACTTTGACTTTATAGGTCGTCGAGGGGGTAAGCCCAACAACCGAAAAGCCACTTGCTCCACCCCAAGCTGTGTACGTCTGATAATTAACGATGGCTTGACTAGCCCCGATGCTGTTGTCGGTTTGTACATAAAGTGTCGTCACGAAATTATCACTGCTTACCGCAATAAGATACTTCGTATCACTCGGATTACCGCCGGTGGCAAGCACAAGCTTAAGTCTGTCATAGTAGCTAGAAGGATTTGTAAATGTCGGTGCGGGTGGCACATTGGCGTTCACGACGCCTCGCCCGTCACTCTGCGCGCCGTACGTCGTCGAAGACTGAGCCGTTGCAGATGGTGCTCCTGTGCCAGCCTGGAGGCCATAATTGGTACTGGTCGACGTGCCACCACCCGTACCAACATTGTACGTTTTGAGAGTGTAGTTCGTACTGCTCGGCGCCGCCGCAAATAACAGTACTGGCAGTGTAAGTCCCCAAAGCTTATGCATACATCCTAGTATAGCGCAGATGCGAAATGCGTGAAGCCCCCAGGCGTTAGGCGAGCGAGAGCGATGTTTTAAGAGGCGCCCCGCTTTAGAACTCGGTGCTTACGGCGAGCTCAGGTCTGGTTATGCCTATTGATCTGTGTGCTGAATTTAGTGACGTTCTATTTCCACTGCCAGTTGGTCACGACGGCTTCCAGAGTACTCTCTAGGTCGGCTTTGTGTACCGATGAGCCACTCACGACCACTGCTGCGTAATTTGAGCCTTGAGCCCAGTACACAGCCGTTTCATATGTATCTGCTTTCGTAAAAACTAGCGCACTCGCTGGTGCGAATGGACGGGTCGAGACCGCATATACGTCCGACTGTAATCTACGCAGTTTTATCGCCGAGAGCTCTTCCAACTGCATTGTCCCGAGCGTCCCTACCGTCACCCCCAGTTGATCATCCCGTCTGAGCAAAGTAGACCCCAGCAGATATTGGCCCGTGGTCATACCCTGCGCTACCTCGTTGCTACTGACAACTCTCAGGCTACTCGGTGCTCGAGTAATGAAATGTTCGGTTTTCCAAGTGAAAAGCTTCTCCTGACTGCCAAGAACCGCCCTGCTTTCCTCTTGATCAGTTGTGACCACCGTGGTTACCGCGGATTGATTCCACCAGATAAAACCCCCGGTGCCAATACCAAGCACAATGGCTGCCGCAATCCCAATGAGCCATTTTTTCATTTGCGTTTTGTGCCTTTTTTAACCGATTTGATTGTGGACTGCTCCAGTCCTGTCTCGTAGCGATGTTTCGCACGTTGATACCCAAACCTGTACGTTACAATGAAGATAAAGTTAAAAAATATAAAGTAGGCTGCATAATACCAGCCCGCCCAATCCGTATTTGATTGAGGAAACGTGCGAACACTACCACCTTTTGATTGATCCGGTGCATTACCCGTGTTGCTGACAACGGCGTAAATATATTCTGTGTAGCCACCCCTCGCATCTCTGACACGCAGATGGACCGGATAGGCCTTGGCTGTTCGATATGTATGTGTAAACTCATACATGCCCGCTAGGTTGATACTGTGTGACTCTGTCGTGCCATCCCCCCAGTTGAGAGCTAGCACGTAGGGGCTCTCGCCTCCGCCAATCACAACACGTATCGTCGCCTCAGTATTCGAGGAGGTAACGAAGCTGAAAGGATCCTGGGTAGTCACTGTTAGGCCACTTTCGCTCCCAGCGTTTGATGCCCCTGTTTGCTGCTCATTTGAACTCGGTTGATTGACAGAGGGAGGGAGCGGCTCCACCACAACGGCTTGGGTGAACGTAACGACCCTAGCAGCACTGTCTGGCCCAAACACACCATTGACGTTTGCCGTTCGCGCGATGAGAGTATTCTGGCCAGGACTTAGTGCAATCTGCAGACTGTATAATCCGGATGTGCAGCTTGTTGAACCTAGTATTTGTCCGTCACGCCAGACAGAGACTACTCCTGGTGGTGCGATGGATTCACATGTACCACTTACTGTTTGCAGGGCATTTTGAAACGTCATACCGCCAGTGGGTGATGCGATAGTCGCTGCCTGTGAAGGTGCCGGGTAGGGCACCACCGCGTTGACGTTATAATCTTCAGCAAAAACCCAGCGTGTAGAAACCGCGCCAATCATCACGACGAGCAATAGGACAAGAGCAAGATAGTGTCGTCTGTATCTCATAGTGTTTCTGTTATACCCTCAGTATAGCAGCGTTTTCGCTATGAATCGTCGAGATTTACAAGGGCTGAATCACCGAGCCTCGTTTTGAAGAAGATACTTCCAGCCAGGTCGCCCGTTGCGCTAGTGCAGCTACGACTACTTCGCAAATTCGATAGCGCGGGTTTCGCGAATGACATTTACCTTGATAGTACCGGGGTAGTTCATACTACTTTCTATCTTTGTGGCAATGTCGCGGGCAAGGCGAATGGCCGTGAGGTCATCGATCTGCTGTGGTTTTACAAAAACACGGACTTCGCGACCAGCACTAATAGCGTAAGACTTCTCAATACCATTAAAGCCGTTTGCTATGTTTTCAAGCTCTTTCATACGCTCAGCGAAGTTTTCGGATGAGATGTTTCGAGCGCCAGGGCGGGCGGCAGAAACAGCGTCACAGACACGCACAATCACAGCTTCTAGGCTGGTTGCTTCCATGTCGTCGTGGTGCTGCTCGGCAGCGAGCGCGACCGCTTCTGGGGCACCATATTTGCGCAACATTTCACCGCTAATATGGTGGTGCTTGCCTTCCATTTTATGAGTCAGCGCTTTGCCTAGGTCGTGGAATAACGTTGCGTATTTGGTTATTGCCACGTTTGCGCCGAGTTCTTCGGCAAGCATACCAGCCATGTGAGCCATTTCAGTTGAGTGTTTTAAGACATTTTGCCCATAGCTAGTGCGGAATCTTAATTCACCTAACATATGCAGCAGTTCTTTAGGAACGCCAAGTACACCAACTTCACGAGCAGCATCTTCGCCCGCACGTAGCACATCTTTTTCGACATTCTTTTGAGCTTTTTCGACGACTTCTTCTATGCGACCTGGGTGAACGCGGCCATCCTTAAGCAAAAGTTCGAGCGCTTGTCGGGCAACTTCACGACGAACTGGGTCAAAACAGCTCAGCACAATATAACCTGGTGTATCGTCGACCATAATATCGACGCCGGTTGCCTTTTGGAGCGCTTGAATATTGCGCCCTTCCTTGCCGATAATCCGGCCTTTCATTTCCTCGTCTTCTAGTTTCACGCTCGTAAGGGTTCGCTCTGCTGTCACTTCACTGGCCATACGCTCCATGGCGGTAACTATAATCAGCCCAGCGGCATCTTCAGCATTATCTCGAGCTTCATTTTGGAGTTTTGCAACAAGTCCGAGCAAGTCATTCTTTATGTCTTTCTCAGTCATTTGCATGAGCTTTTCAGCCGCATCTGCCTTGGTAAGCTTGGCGATTTTCTCAAGCTTTTCTTGCTGCTTTAGGCGGATGTCCCGAATTTCATTTTTAAGCGCTTCTACTTCATCTTCACCCGTACGAAGTTTCTCATTCCGCTTATCGAGCTCGTCGAGCTTTTTATCGAGAGTGGTTTCACGTTGTACAAGTCGGAGTTCAAGTTCTTTCAGTTCATTTCGACGAGTTTGTTCTTCTTTACGCGCTTCGTCGGCTACCTTACGAGCGTCTTCCCGGGCTTCATCGATAAGCTTATCCGCTTCTTTTTTTGCTTTTGACAGTTCCCTTGAGGCCTTGTCATCAGCCGCAGCTGATTTTTTTTTGCTGACATATGTGCTGCCTGAATAGCCAAGGCCAAGCCCTGCTACCACGAGCAAAATAGTAATTGGATCCATACTTTCCCTTTCGTTCTGCTGGGTAAATCGGTAGCAATCGCTTTCACTTCTCTAGCTACGCAGTATTAACCCACCAAATTTCAACATAAATTAACAATAAGTTGGCAGTTCTAAGAAACTCCAGAATGCCTGCTTACTATAATACGCGCTTCTCCAAGACAGCGTCAATGTTTGCCTAACAATCCACGCAGACTTGCTCTGT encodes:
- a CDS encoding YmdB family metallophosphoesterase, yielding MKLLYIGDVMAEQGMQAVEKVLPGLIAAEALDFVVAQAENVTDGKGMNPQDMQRLQSAGVQAFSGGNHTPHLLSLTSFLENPAEPVVGPANMVGCPGPGYKLVETSKGGVLVVSILGSIVGKQADIETENPLKKIDEILNIVTRESYVASVVNIHGDFSSEKIVFGHYLDGRMSVVIGDHWHVPTADAQVLPKGTAHMTDIGMCGSLDSSLGVTFGSIIPRWRDNYQTRNKLETSGRMQFNALLIEVNEATSRAQSVRHIREVW
- a CDS encoding PxKF domain-containing protein, whose amino-acid sequence is MLGQVRAVSDLAPPTLVAASITSGATMNTENTTYQGYNELLVNVQANDDLSGSQAPLIVYTSPSGNQTASGGSNGVDASEWISITSFPQYSEAGVWTPTMYLEDYSGNKVTYTDSQLQVMGINIDVTLTGQGDTTNPELVSITRIGPGELDVTGYIPSTNFTVHMTDNVSGFGIPTLTYTSPSGNQVMAPAVCNIMDGHTSTVADYDCAAYFNQYSETGIWTPDLFIADGAGNIVHLSNNELLARGIDARVSIVGTSDTTPPTLSDVDVTFANPPADNIPFGGAVMTLTGTVTDNLSGINGTSYIGYTSPTGKTVYGSLHIPENNGVFISDVFLPLYAEGGTWLPTIFVQDPAGNQRTYSVSDLEALGSNIAITVSKNITENATPGGTVTSDYENDGATSANPIEASVTTPTGGPVSIVIVQSDDINSPTNSYTFFDRQLNITAPTETVESPLTLSFTIDSSVVPSGESASTLQITRNGTVVSECTDQTTATPNPCVFSRQTLGGGDILVQIHSTTASAWASGFPTHTSDYNFVGFSGGTKDYSKVNKAQAGQVLSIEMKIKDVPHGVTDILAAGEPTSQRVNCSTLATIGSPEATLSPKNSGLERIGKNKFEYDWRTVKSWENTCRVFNVQLIDGSSQKALFKFQ
- the rny gene encoding ribonuclease Y, with the translated sequence MDPITILLVVAGLGLGYSGSTYVSKKKSAAADDKASRELSKAKKEADKLIDEAREDARKVADEARKEEQTRRNELKELELRLVQRETTLDKKLDELDKRNEKLRTGEDEVEALKNEIRDIRLKQQEKLEKIAKLTKADAAEKLMQMTEKDIKNDLLGLVAKLQNEARDNAEDAAGLIIVTAMERMASEVTAERTLTSVKLEDEEMKGRIIGKEGRNIQALQKATGVDIMVDDTPGYIVLSCFDPVRREVARQALELLLKDGRVHPGRIEEVVEKAQKNVEKDVLRAGEDAAREVGVLGVPKELLHMLGELRFRTSYGQNVLKHSTEMAHMAGMLAEELGANVAITKYATLFHDLGKALTHKMEGKHHHISGEMLRKYGAPEAVALAAEQHHDDMEATSLEAVIVRVCDAVSAARPGARNISSENFAERMKELENIANGFNGIEKSYAISAGREVRVFVKPQQIDDLTAIRLARDIATKIESSMNYPGTIKVNVIRETRAIEFAK